In a genomic window of Amphiprion ocellaris isolate individual 3 ecotype Okinawa chromosome 11, ASM2253959v1, whole genome shotgun sequence:
- the mid1 gene encoding E3 ubiquitin-protein ligase Midline-1 isoform X1, giving the protein METLESELTCPICLELFEDPLLLPCAHSLCFNCAHRILVSHCTPSEPIQSISAFQCPTCRYVITLNQRGLEGLKRNVTLQNIIDRYQKASLSGPNSPNETRRERAVPDSRAMTSPSDRVQCQFCEQDPPQDAVKTCVTCEVSYCEECLKATHPNKKPFTGHRLIEPLLDSHLRGLMCLEHEDEKVNMYCVTDEQLICALCKLVGRHRDHQVAALSDRYDKLKKSPGRFLCVGREHSHQEADQQALDSNLSNLIKRTSELESLMGKLIQTCQHVEVNASRQENKLLEECDLLINIIQQRRQIIATKIKEGKSVRLRKLAQQIASCKQCIERSSSLIAQADQTLKETDHTRFLQTAKSICERVSMATASSQILLPEINLNDTFDTFALDFTREKKMLESLDYLTAPNPPVIREELCTASYDTITVHWTSDDEFSVVSYELQYAIFTSQSNVVSLCNSADSWMIVPNIKQNHYTVHGLQCGTKYIFIVKAINQAGNRSSEPGKLKTNSQPFKLDPKSAHRKLRVSHDNLTVERDETSSKKSHSQDRFSSHSSYGVTGNVYIDSGRHYWEALIGGSTWFAVGIAYKSAPKHEWVGKNSASWVLSRCNNSWVVRHNSKEMPIEPSPHLRRLGVLLDYDTGSLSFYDAVGSQHLYTFDIAFAQPVCPVFNVWNRCLTILSGLPIPDHLEGTDYNN; this is encoded by the exons ATGGAAACACTGGAGTCGGAGCTGACCTGCCCAATCTGTCTGGAGCTTTTTGAGGACCCGCTGCTCTTGCCCTGCGCTCACAGTCTTTGTTTCAACTGTGCCCACCGAATCCTGGTCTCCCACTGCACCCCCAGCGAGCCAATTCAGTCCATCAGCGCCTTTCAGTGCCCGACCTGCCGCTATGTCATCACCCTCAACCAGAGGGGCCTAGAGGGACTCAAACGCAACGTAACCCTGCAGAACATCATTGACCGCTACCAGAAGGCTTCCTTGAGTGGACCTAACTCCCCAAACGAGACCCGGCGTGAGCGAGCCGTCCCCGACAGCAGAGCCATGACATCTCCCAGTGACCGGGTGCAGTGCCAGTTCTGCGAGCAGGACCCTCCGCAGGACGCCGTGAAGACCTGCGTCACCTGCGAGGTGTCGTACTGCGAGGAGTGTCTCAAGGCCACCCATCCCAACAAGAAGCCCTTCACGGGCCACCGTCTAATCGAGCCCTTGCTGGACTCCCATCTGCGAGGGCTTATGTGTCTGGAGCACGAGGACGAGAAGGTCAACATGTACTGCGTGACAGATGAACAGTTGATCTGTGCATTGTGCAAGCTGGTCGGCCGACACCGAGACCACCAAGTGGCAGCCCTCAGCGACCGATACGACAAACTCAAG AAATCTCCTGGCCGCTTTCTCTGTGTGGGCCGTGAACATTCACACCAGGAGGCAGACCAG caagCCTTGGATTCCAACCTCAGCAATCTAATCAAGAGGACCAGTGAGTTGGAAAGTCTGATGGGCAAACTTATCCAAACCTGCCAACATGTTGAG GTAAATGCATCGCGGCAGGAAAACAAGCTGCTAGAAGAGTGTGACCTGCTGATTAATATAATACAGCAGCGAAGACAAATCATAGCGACCAAGATAAAGGAGGGGAAG TCTGTGAGGCTGAGGAAGCTCGCCCAGCAGATAGCCAGCTGCAAACAGTGCATCGAGAGGTCCTCGTCCCTCATCGCTCAGGCTGACCAAACTCTCAAGGAGACTGACCACACTCGCTTCCTTCAGACGGCTAAAAGTATCTGTGAGAG AGTCTCTATGGCAACAGCGTCCTCCCAAATCCTGTTACCAGAAATTAACCTGAATGACACCTTTGACACTTTTGCTTTGGACTTCACAAGAGAGAAGAAAATGCTAGAAAGCTTGGATTACCTCACTG cacCAAATCCGCCAGTAATCCGCGAGGAGTTATGCACGGCTTCGTATGACACGATCACAGTTCACTGGACATCAGATGATGAATTCTCTGTTGTATCGTATGAACTTCAGTACGCCATCTTCACCAGCCAATCGAACGTTGTCA GTTTGTGTAACTCCGCTGACAGCTGGATGATAGTACCGAACATCAAACAAAATCACTACACTGTGCACGGACTCCAGTGTGGCACCAAGTACATTTTCATAGTGAAGGCCATAAACCAGGCTGGAAACCGCAGCAGTGAACCGGGGAAACTCAAAACCAACA gTCAGCCATTCAAATTGGACCCGAAGTCTGCTCACAGAAAGCTGAGGGTGTCCCACGACAACCTGACGGTAGAGAGGGATGAGACTTCGTCCAAGAAGAGCCACAGTCAGGACCGCTTCTCCAGTCATAGCAGCTATGGCGTCACAGGAAATGTCTACATCGACAGCGGCCGCCATTACTGGGAGGCTCTGATAGGAGGAAGCACatg GTTCGCAGTGGGCATTGCTTACAAGTCGGCACCAAAGCACGAGTGGGTTGGCAAAAACTCGGCCTCCTGGGTACTGTCTCGCTGCAACAACTCCTGGGTGGTGCGTCACAACAGCAAGGAGATGCCCATCGAGCCTTCGCCTCACCTGCGGCGTCTCGGGGTGTTGTTGGACTATGACACTGGGTCTCTGTCTTTCTACGACGCTGTTGGATCGCAGCACTTGTACACGTTTGACATTGCCTTTGCGCAGCCAGTGTGCCCTGTGTTCAACGTGTGGAACAGGTGTTTAACAATCCTCAGTGGACTGCCGATCCCCGATCACTTAGAGGGAACAGACTACaacaactga
- the mid1 gene encoding E3 ubiquitin-protein ligase Midline-1 isoform X2 — translation METLESELTCPICLELFEDPLLLPCAHSLCFNCAHRILVSHCTPSEPIQSISAFQCPTCRYVITLNQRGLEGLKRNVTLQNIIDRYQKASLSGPNSPNETRRERAVPDSRAMTSPSDRVQCQFCEQDPPQDAVKTCVTCEVSYCEECLKATHPNKKPFTGHRLIEPLLDSHLRGLMCLEHEDEKVNMYCVTDEQLICALCKLVGRHRDHQVAALSDRYDKLKQALDSNLSNLIKRTSELESLMGKLIQTCQHVEVNASRQENKLLEECDLLINIIQQRRQIIATKIKEGKSVRLRKLAQQIASCKQCIERSSSLIAQADQTLKETDHTRFLQTAKSICERVSMATASSQILLPEINLNDTFDTFALDFTREKKMLESLDYLTAPNPPVIREELCTASYDTITVHWTSDDEFSVVSYELQYAIFTSQSNVVSLCNSADSWMIVPNIKQNHYTVHGLQCGTKYIFIVKAINQAGNRSSEPGKLKTNSQPFKLDPKSAHRKLRVSHDNLTVERDETSSKKSHSQDRFSSHSSYGVTGNVYIDSGRHYWEALIGGSTWFAVGIAYKSAPKHEWVGKNSASWVLSRCNNSWVVRHNSKEMPIEPSPHLRRLGVLLDYDTGSLSFYDAVGSQHLYTFDIAFAQPVCPVFNVWNRCLTILSGLPIPDHLEGTDYNN, via the exons ATGGAAACACTGGAGTCGGAGCTGACCTGCCCAATCTGTCTGGAGCTTTTTGAGGACCCGCTGCTCTTGCCCTGCGCTCACAGTCTTTGTTTCAACTGTGCCCACCGAATCCTGGTCTCCCACTGCACCCCCAGCGAGCCAATTCAGTCCATCAGCGCCTTTCAGTGCCCGACCTGCCGCTATGTCATCACCCTCAACCAGAGGGGCCTAGAGGGACTCAAACGCAACGTAACCCTGCAGAACATCATTGACCGCTACCAGAAGGCTTCCTTGAGTGGACCTAACTCCCCAAACGAGACCCGGCGTGAGCGAGCCGTCCCCGACAGCAGAGCCATGACATCTCCCAGTGACCGGGTGCAGTGCCAGTTCTGCGAGCAGGACCCTCCGCAGGACGCCGTGAAGACCTGCGTCACCTGCGAGGTGTCGTACTGCGAGGAGTGTCTCAAGGCCACCCATCCCAACAAGAAGCCCTTCACGGGCCACCGTCTAATCGAGCCCTTGCTGGACTCCCATCTGCGAGGGCTTATGTGTCTGGAGCACGAGGACGAGAAGGTCAACATGTACTGCGTGACAGATGAACAGTTGATCTGTGCATTGTGCAAGCTGGTCGGCCGACACCGAGACCACCAAGTGGCAGCCCTCAGCGACCGATACGACAAACTCAAG caagCCTTGGATTCCAACCTCAGCAATCTAATCAAGAGGACCAGTGAGTTGGAAAGTCTGATGGGCAAACTTATCCAAACCTGCCAACATGTTGAG GTAAATGCATCGCGGCAGGAAAACAAGCTGCTAGAAGAGTGTGACCTGCTGATTAATATAATACAGCAGCGAAGACAAATCATAGCGACCAAGATAAAGGAGGGGAAG TCTGTGAGGCTGAGGAAGCTCGCCCAGCAGATAGCCAGCTGCAAACAGTGCATCGAGAGGTCCTCGTCCCTCATCGCTCAGGCTGACCAAACTCTCAAGGAGACTGACCACACTCGCTTCCTTCAGACGGCTAAAAGTATCTGTGAGAG AGTCTCTATGGCAACAGCGTCCTCCCAAATCCTGTTACCAGAAATTAACCTGAATGACACCTTTGACACTTTTGCTTTGGACTTCACAAGAGAGAAGAAAATGCTAGAAAGCTTGGATTACCTCACTG cacCAAATCCGCCAGTAATCCGCGAGGAGTTATGCACGGCTTCGTATGACACGATCACAGTTCACTGGACATCAGATGATGAATTCTCTGTTGTATCGTATGAACTTCAGTACGCCATCTTCACCAGCCAATCGAACGTTGTCA GTTTGTGTAACTCCGCTGACAGCTGGATGATAGTACCGAACATCAAACAAAATCACTACACTGTGCACGGACTCCAGTGTGGCACCAAGTACATTTTCATAGTGAAGGCCATAAACCAGGCTGGAAACCGCAGCAGTGAACCGGGGAAACTCAAAACCAACA gTCAGCCATTCAAATTGGACCCGAAGTCTGCTCACAGAAAGCTGAGGGTGTCCCACGACAACCTGACGGTAGAGAGGGATGAGACTTCGTCCAAGAAGAGCCACAGTCAGGACCGCTTCTCCAGTCATAGCAGCTATGGCGTCACAGGAAATGTCTACATCGACAGCGGCCGCCATTACTGGGAGGCTCTGATAGGAGGAAGCACatg GTTCGCAGTGGGCATTGCTTACAAGTCGGCACCAAAGCACGAGTGGGTTGGCAAAAACTCGGCCTCCTGGGTACTGTCTCGCTGCAACAACTCCTGGGTGGTGCGTCACAACAGCAAGGAGATGCCCATCGAGCCTTCGCCTCACCTGCGGCGTCTCGGGGTGTTGTTGGACTATGACACTGGGTCTCTGTCTTTCTACGACGCTGTTGGATCGCAGCACTTGTACACGTTTGACATTGCCTTTGCGCAGCCAGTGTGCCCTGTGTTCAACGTGTGGAACAGGTGTTTAACAATCCTCAGTGGACTGCCGATCCCCGATCACTTAGAGGGAACAGACTACaacaactga